From Aedes albopictus strain Foshan chromosome 1, AalbF5, whole genome shotgun sequence, one genomic window encodes:
- the LOC115269304 gene encoding uncharacterized protein LOC115269304 codes for MMKVKERQTARFLKTKVLELISSYGIGVDQIFSITCDNGANMLATVRQLKQEAELMAFESEDPDNVERQDKELHTFTAAMCNELQENLNLIRCAVHTLQLAILDVVDKSNTSVKKVTEVAKKFKQIKYKLSFANPPYPPVWGPTRWCGIYKMNSSFLEYESFHKQLAQQFPELDLGDTWEFIKNYEEAFRPLYTCTKSMQSNHVSLPDFYLRWLNSIREVKNLPQNPFSTPLTESLIARLQKLRQSRAFQIALFLDPRLNYKGSKLFTPEEKDQIQVNLNKD; via the exons ATGATGAAGGTTAAAGAGCGCCAGACGGCGCGGTTCCTAAAAACTAAAGTTTTGGAACTGATTTCGAGCTACGGAATTGGAGTGGATCAAATTTTCTCGATAACCTGCGACAACGGAGCCAACATGCTGGCAACTGTACGACAGCTGAAGCAAGAGGCTGAGTTGATGGCTTTTGAATCAGAAGACCCTGATAACGTCGAAAGACAAGACAAGGAGCTCCACACATTCACAGCAGCAATGTGTAACGAACTGCAAGAGAATTTGAATCTGATTAGATGCGCGGTCCATACGCTCCAGCTCGCCATTCTGGATGTAGTGGACAAATCCAACACATCGGTAAAAAAAGTTACCGAAGTTGCCAAAAAGTTTAAGCAAATTAAATATAAGCTTAGCTTCGCGAACCCGCCATACCCACCGGTTTGGGGTCCGACTCGATGGTGCGGAATATACAAAATGAATTCCAGCTTCCTCGAGTATGAATCCTTCCATAAACAGTTGGCCCAACAGTTTCCAGAGCTCG ATCTCGGAGATACTTGGGAGTTCATTAAAAATTATGAAGAAGCTTTCAGACCGCTTTATACCTGTACAAAAAGTATGCAGTCGAATCATGTATCACTACCAGATTTTTATTTGAGGTGGCTGAACTCCATAAGGGAAGTGAAGAATCTACCGCAAAACCCGTTTTCGACTCCATTAACAGAATCATTGATTGCCCGACTGCAAAAACTACGCCAATCCCGAGCATTCCAAATCGCACTGTTTTTGGACCCTCGATTGAATTATAAAGGTTCAAAGCTGTTCACACCGGAGGAAAAGGAccagattcaggtaaatttaaatAAAGACTAA